One genomic window of Azospirillum thermophilum includes the following:
- a CDS encoding ABC transporter substrate-binding protein — protein sequence MKNDRTRNNGTLGGDLRLALTRRQVGQAALAAGTLAAFGRAPAFAQAPTLKVGVLLPRSGLLAQAGQACQRGADIAPAVLADLGHRVEILSADTESNVDVARSRTEKLINDGANVIVGAFDSGQTAAAAQVCEQRGVPLVINIAAADRLTEQGYKTIFRNFPTSTMLVQNGMALMKDLFAATGATPKTAVFLHANDTFGMANKQAIDALFPKLDMPFTLVESISYDPKAQDLAVEVAKAKATGAQLAIVTTRANDAILLVREMVKQRWEPMGIASPGSPGLYDEQFYKVLGKYADYAITNLPWYDPKADMTQRVSAAFRKQFPNDRFEGYAFNVAFTFEAILIAADAFKRAGSADPAALLAALRQTNLSNKLMVGPAIAFDDKGQNTTLVSACVQNRDQRPTVVLPKGSAEMEPVFPAPGWGKRG from the coding sequence ATGAAGAACGACCGCACACGAAATAACGGTACCCTGGGAGGAGACCTGCGCCTTGCCCTGACCCGCCGGCAGGTCGGTCAGGCGGCGCTCGCCGCGGGAACGCTGGCTGCCTTCGGGCGGGCGCCGGCCTTCGCGCAGGCCCCCACGCTGAAGGTCGGCGTCCTGCTGCCGCGCTCCGGCCTGCTGGCCCAGGCGGGCCAGGCCTGCCAGCGCGGCGCCGACATCGCGCCGGCCGTGCTGGCCGACCTCGGCCACAGGGTCGAGATCCTGTCGGCCGACACCGAATCGAACGTCGACGTCGCCCGCTCCCGCACGGAGAAGCTGATCAACGACGGCGCCAACGTCATCGTCGGCGCCTTCGACAGCGGCCAGACCGCCGCCGCCGCCCAGGTGTGCGAGCAGCGCGGCGTGCCGCTGGTCATCAACATCGCCGCCGCCGACCGGCTGACCGAGCAGGGTTACAAGACCATCTTCCGCAACTTCCCGACCTCCACCATGCTGGTGCAGAACGGGATGGCGCTGATGAAGGACCTGTTCGCCGCCACCGGCGCCACGCCGAAGACGGCGGTCTTCCTGCACGCCAACGACACCTTCGGCATGGCGAACAAGCAGGCGATCGACGCGCTGTTCCCCAAGCTGGACATGCCCTTCACCCTGGTCGAATCGATCTCCTACGACCCGAAGGCCCAGGATCTCGCGGTCGAGGTCGCCAAGGCCAAGGCCACCGGCGCCCAGCTCGCCATCGTCACCACCCGCGCCAACGACGCCATCCTGCTGGTGCGCGAGATGGTCAAGCAGCGGTGGGAGCCGATGGGCATCGCCTCGCCCGGCTCGCCCGGCCTCTATGACGAGCAGTTCTACAAGGTGCTGGGCAAGTACGCCGACTACGCCATCACCAACCTGCCCTGGTACGACCCCAAGGCCGACATGACGCAGCGCGTCTCGGCCGCCTTCCGGAAGCAGTTCCCCAACGACCGCTTCGAGGGCTACGCCTTCAACGTCGCCTTCACCTTCGAGGCGATCCTGATCGCCGCCGACGCCTTCAAGCGCGCCGGCTCCGCCGATCCGGCCGCCCTGCTCGCCGCCCTGCGCCAGACCAACCTGTCGAACAAGCTGATGGTCGGCCCGGCCATCGCCTTCGACGACAAGGGGCAGAACACCACGCTGGTGTCGGCCTGCGTGCAGAACCGCGACCAGCGCCCGACCGTCGTCCTGCCCAAGGGCTCGGCCGAGATGGAGCCGGTCTTCCCGGCCCCCGGCTGGGGCAAGCGGGGCTGA
- a CDS encoding tetratricopeptide repeat protein, whose amino-acid sequence MATIAEALAIALDHLKAGRHREAGILYGRVLEVDPDNAEALHRNGVLAWLAGDLPGATAMIARSVERDGSDADAHFNLGALQHIALRTEEAIASYRRAIDIRPDFPDAEYHLSEALQAIGRIGEALGVLDGLLARHPHHPDGWRQRGDIEADLGRPGAAVGFYEMALSLNPDDQGARDRLAAQDAAYRSRRTILEAAGPDGRHDLSDVTFLIAFRADSDDRRRNLRYIVQYLLKHTTAAILIGEDRTGPSDLPDTLGPELAARCLHLQVEGNDTPFTHKAHLVNRMVDAAGTPVVALHDTDIVVDPVQYVLARDAARKGGSLVFPYNGLFFWVLGKEVVRFGHTLSTAPLNALCPRFPLMHRNSPGGAAFFDRMTLQAAGGYNEAFLSWGYEDDELVERFRRLGLGVERMPGPLYHLDHARPENSSERNPFIQANKAELERIRTIDPDRLRAEIREGRLRRPLLSSKDLPPPAAG is encoded by the coding sequence ATGGCGACCATCGCCGAAGCGCTCGCCATCGCGCTCGATCACCTGAAGGCCGGCCGCCACCGGGAGGCCGGCATCCTCTACGGCCGGGTGCTGGAGGTCGATCCCGACAATGCCGAGGCGCTGCACCGCAACGGCGTGCTGGCCTGGCTGGCCGGCGACCTCCCCGGCGCCACCGCAATGATCGCCCGCTCGGTGGAGCGCGACGGCAGCGACGCCGATGCCCACTTCAACCTGGGCGCCCTGCAGCACATCGCGCTGCGGACGGAGGAGGCGATCGCCAGCTACCGGCGGGCCATCGACATCCGGCCGGACTTCCCCGACGCCGAATACCACCTGAGCGAGGCCCTGCAGGCGATCGGCCGCATCGGCGAGGCGCTGGGCGTCCTCGACGGGCTGCTGGCCCGCCATCCCCACCACCCGGACGGCTGGCGCCAGCGCGGCGACATCGAGGCCGACCTCGGACGGCCGGGGGCGGCGGTCGGCTTCTACGAGATGGCCCTGTCGCTCAACCCCGACGACCAGGGCGCGCGCGACCGGCTGGCGGCGCAGGACGCCGCCTACCGCAGCCGGCGCACGATCCTGGAGGCGGCCGGGCCGGACGGGCGGCACGACCTGTCCGACGTGACCTTCCTGATCGCCTTCCGCGCCGACAGCGACGACCGCAGGCGGAACCTGCGCTACATCGTCCAGTACCTTCTGAAGCACACCACCGCCGCCATCCTGATCGGCGAGGACAGGACCGGGCCGAGCGACCTGCCCGACACGCTGGGTCCGGAACTGGCCGCCCGCTGCCTCCACCTGCAGGTGGAGGGCAACGACACCCCCTTCACCCACAAGGCCCATCTGGTCAACCGCATGGTCGATGCGGCCGGGACGCCGGTGGTGGCGCTGCACGACACCGACATCGTCGTCGATCCCGTCCAGTACGTGCTGGCGCGCGACGCGGCGCGGAAGGGCGGCTCGCTGGTCTTCCCCTACAACGGGCTGTTCTTCTGGGTGCTGGGCAAGGAGGTCGTCCGCTTCGGCCATACCCTGTCGACCGCGCCGCTGAACGCCCTGTGCCCGCGCTTCCCGCTGATGCACCGCAACTCGCCGGGCGGGGCGGCCTTCTTCGACCGCATGACCCTGCAGGCGGCCGGCGGCTACAACGAGGCCTTCCTGTCCTGGGGCTACGAGGACGACGAGCTGGTGGAGCGCTTCCGCCGCCTCGGCCTCGGCGTGGAGCGGATGCCGGGGCCGCTCTACCATCTGGACCACGCGCGGCCGGAGAATTCGTCCGAGCGCAACCCCTTCATCCAGGCCAACAAGGCCGAGCTGGAACGCATCCGGACCATCGACCCCGACCGGTTGCGGGCGGAGATCCGGGAGGGGCGGCTCCGGCGCCCGCTGCTCTCCTCGAAGGACCTGCCGCCGCCGGCCGCCGGCTGA
- a CDS encoding endonuclease III domain-containing protein — protein MPRPSPATKPAPAPAAASGADKEPFDIDEVFRRLRRAVAGRPKAAMFELRDRGHASPFEQLVASLISARTRDETTLVVAGRLFAAARTPEAMAALPEAEIARLLDGATFPEPKARDIRELSRRIVGEHGGAVPDTPDGLMRFRGVGPKIAALTLAVGFDIPAVAVDIHVHRVTNRWGYVATTSPERTMSALIDRLPRRYWVEINERLVPFGKWMCTGERPHCSTCPLLSMCRQVGVTACR, from the coding sequence ATGCCCCGCCCCTCGCCGGCCACCAAGCCAGCACCCGCCCCGGCCGCCGCGAGCGGCGCGGACAAGGAGCCCTTCGACATCGACGAGGTCTTCCGCCGCCTGCGCAGGGCGGTGGCCGGCCGGCCCAAGGCGGCGATGTTCGAGCTGCGCGACCGCGGCCATGCCAGCCCCTTCGAGCAGCTCGTCGCCAGCCTGATCTCCGCCCGGACGCGGGACGAGACGACCCTGGTGGTTGCCGGGCGGCTGTTCGCCGCCGCCCGCACCCCCGAGGCCATGGCCGCCCTGCCGGAGGCGGAGATCGCCCGGCTGCTGGACGGCGCCACCTTCCCGGAGCCCAAGGCACGCGACATCCGGGAGCTGTCCCGCCGCATCGTCGGGGAGCATGGCGGCGCCGTCCCGGACACGCCGGACGGGCTGATGCGGTTCCGCGGCGTCGGCCCGAAGATCGCCGCGCTGACGCTCGCCGTCGGCTTCGACATCCCGGCGGTGGCGGTCGACATCCACGTCCACCGGGTGACCAACCGCTGGGGCTATGTCGCCACCACCAGCCCGGAGCGGACGATGTCGGCGCTGATCGACAGGCTGCCGCGCCGCTACTGGGTGGAGATCAACGAGCGGCTGGTGCCCTTCGGCAAGTGGATGTGCACCGGCGAGCGGCCGCACTGCTCGACCTGTCCGCTGCTGTCGATGTGCCGGCAGGTCGGCGTCACCGCCTGCCGCTGA
- a CDS encoding DUF1178 family protein: protein MIVYALHCACGHEFDQWFDNMADYDARKAEGLTCPSCGGTEVSKAIMAPRVGKAKAEPAPMHPCNPGGCANSLCPMAQMAS, encoded by the coding sequence ATGATCGTCTATGCCCTGCACTGCGCCTGCGGCCACGAGTTCGACCAGTGGTTCGACAACATGGCCGACTATGACGCCAGGAAGGCGGAGGGACTGACCTGCCCGTCCTGCGGCGGCACCGAGGTGTCGAAGGCGATCATGGCGCCGCGCGTCGGCAAGGCGAAGGCCGAGCCAGCCCCTATGCATCCCTGCAATCCCGGCGGCTGTGCCAACAGCCTGTGCCCGATGGCGCAGATGGCGTCC